The Nycticebus coucang isolate mNycCou1 chromosome 5, mNycCou1.pri, whole genome shotgun sequence genome window below encodes:
- the EPM2A gene encoding laforin isoform X3, with protein sequence MEALICLLGPSRCFHLGSRILPNIWLGSCPRQVEHVTIKLKHELGITAVMNFQTEWDIEQNSSGCNRYPEPMTPDTMIKLYKEEGLVYIWMPTPDMSTEGRVQMLPQAVCLLHALLENRHTVYVHCNAGVGRSAAAVSGWLRFVLGWSLRKVQYFLMAKRPAVYIDEDALAQAQEDFSRKFGKVRSSICSL encoded by the exons AATTCTGCCAAATATATGGCTGGGTAGCTGCCCTCGCCAAGTGGAACACGTAACCATCAAACTGAAGCATGAATTGGGGATTACGGCTGTAATGAATTTCCAGACTGAATGGGATATTGAACAGAATTCTTCAGGCTGTAACCGCTACCCAGAACCCATGACTCCAGACACCATGATTAAGCTATACAAGGAGGAAGGTTTGGTTTACATCTGGATGCCAACACCAGATATGAGCACTGAAG GTCGGGTGCAGATGCTGCCGCAGGCCGTGTGCCTGCTGCACGCGCTGCTGGAGAACCGACACACGGTGTACGTGCACTGCAACGCGGGCGTGGGCCGCTCGGCGGCGGCCGTCAGCGGCTGGCTGCGCTTCGTGCTGGGCTGGAGCCTGCGCAAGGTGCAGTACTTCCTCATGGCCAAGCGGCCCGCCGTCTACATCGACGAGGACGCCTTGGCCCAGGCGCAGGAGGATTTTTCCCGTAAATTCGGGAAGGTTCGTTCTTCGATTTGTAGCCTATAG